GCTCGACGGCGATCAGGCAGGGAACGCCGCCGCCCAGCTGGTACTCATGGCGCACGGTGTGGCCGGGCCCCTTGGGGGCGACCATGAAGACGTTGATGTCCTTGCCAGGAACGATCTGGCCGTAGTGGATGTTGAAGCCGTGGCCGAAACCGATGTAGCTGCCCGGCTTGAGAAAGGGGCCGATCTGCTCGCGGTAGATGTCCCCCTGCAGTTCGTCCGGCAGCAGGATCATGATGACGTCGGACGCCTTGACCGCGTCCTGTGTGGTCATCACAGTGAAACCGGCCTTTTCGGCCTTGACCCAGTTCGCGCCGCCCTTGGGGGCCTCGGCGATAATGACCTCGATACCGCTTTCCTTCAGGTTGTTCGCATGGGCATGGCCCTGGCTGCCATAACCGATGATGGCGATCTTCTTGCCTTTGAGAACACCCAGGTTGGCATCCTTGTCGTAATAAACCTTCATTAGTTCTTTCCTCCTCGTGGCGGGACCGTTCAAGTCCCGGAAATTTGGCCCATACTTATAACATAATGCAAGGGCTCCGCGCTATGATTTTTCCTCGTAACGCTTCGCCCTTGCGTCGCTTCGTTGTCTTCACCGTCCGTTTTGTCAGCTGTTGCGCCAGCCCTTGGGACCGCGCCCGAGAACGACCGGGCCGCTGCGCACCAGTTCCTTGATCCCCATCGGTCGCAGTAATTCGACCACCGCATCGATCTTCGACGGCGAACCGGTCACTTCGATGGTGTAGGAGCGGGGAGTGACATCGACGACCTTGGCACGGAAGATGTCGACGATACGCAACACTTCGGCGCGGGTTCCTTCCTCGGCCGTCACCTTGATCATCCCCATCTCCCGCTCGATGAAATCCTGGCCGGTGAAATCGATGATCTTGATGGTGTCGATCAGTTTGTTCAGCTGTTTGGTGATCTGCTCCAGAACCTGGTCGTCGCCGCTGGTGACGATGGTCATGCGGGAGATGGTGGGATCGAGAGCCGGCGCCACGGAGAGGCTTTCGATATTGAAGCCCCTTCCGGAAAAGAGTCCGGCGACCCGACTCAGAACCCCGAACTCATTCTCCACGAGCACGGAAATGGTGTGTTTCATAGCAAAAAACTCTCCTCAAAAAAGGCTGTCGGGTCCGGCTCAGGAAGCCAGCACCATTTCGTTGAGCCCGGCACCGGCCGGCACCATCGGCATAACGTTTTCCTCGCGGGAAATCTTGAACTCCATAATGACCGGCCCCGGGGTCTCGAGAGCCTTGCGGATGACCTCCTCGACCTCTTCGGGCTTGGTCGCCCTCAGGCCAGTAGCGCCGTAGGCCTCGGCCAGCTTGACGAAGTCGATGGGCAGTTCCATACAGGTCTGACTGTAGCGGTTATGGAAGAAAAGATGCTGCCACTGGCGAACCATGCCGAGGAAGTTGTTGTTGAGAATGACAATCTTTACCGGCAGGCGATACTGAACCAGGGTCGCCAGTTCCTGGGAATTCATCTGAAAGGAACCGTCGCCGGAGATATCGATGACCTGCCGCTCGCGAAAGGCCGCCTGGGCGCCGAGGGCCGACGGTAGGCCGTAGCCCATGGTGCCGAGTCCGCCGGAAGAGAGGAAGGTGCGTGGTTGGCTGAAATCGAAGAACTGGGCGGTCCACATCTGGTGCTGGCCGACTTCGGTCGTGATGATGGCATCGTCCCGGGTCAGTTCGCGCAGTTTTTCGATGACGAACTGGGGCTTGATGATGGTCTTCGAAGCCTTATAGCTCATCGGATGCTGGGTCTTCCAGCCATTGATTTCTTGTCGCCAGCCTTCGGTCGCTTCGACCAGGGCTGGGATTTCTTCTTTGCGCTCACCCAGCTTGCTCACCAGTTTTTTCAGCACATCCTTGAGATCGCCGACGATCGGAAGGTCGACCCGCACATTCTTCTTGATCGAGGTCGGATCAATGTCGATATGGATGATCTTGGCGTGGGGGGCGAAGGTGGCGATTTTGCCGGTAACCCGATCGTCGAAGCGCGCACCGACGGAGATCAGCAGGTCCGAGTTGGTCACCGCCATGTTGGCATAATAGGTGCCGTGCATGCCGAGCATCCCCAGAGACAGGGGGTGTTTCTTGGGAAAAGACGCCATCGCCATAAGCGTGGTGGTGACCGGCGCCTGGATCAGTTCGGCCAACTGCATGAGCTCTTGCGAGGTATTGGAGAGGGTAACGCCCCCCCCCACATACAACACCGGCTTGCGGGCGGCCATGATCATTTTGGCGGCGTTCTCAATCTGCCGTACGTTGCCGCTGTAGGTCGGCTTGTAGCCGCGCAGTTCCACGGTTTCCGGATACTCAAACTCGGCCGTGGCGACCTGCACGTCCTTGGGGAGGTCGACCAGTACCGGGCCGGGCCGGCCAGTACGGGCGATATAGAAAGCCTGCTTGATGATGC
This genomic stretch from Desulfuromonas acetexigens harbors:
- the ilvN gene encoding acetolactate synthase small subunit, which codes for MKHTISVLVENEFGVLSRVAGLFSGRGFNIESLSVAPALDPTISRMTIVTSGDDQVLEQITKQLNKLIDTIKIIDFTGQDFIEREMGMIKVTAEEGTRAEVLRIVDIFRAKVVDVTPRSYTIEVTGSPSKIDAVVELLRPMGIKELVRSGPVVLGRGPKGWRNS
- the ilvB gene encoding biosynthetic-type acetolactate synthase large subunit, coding for MKKTGSQILLECLRLEGVDTIFGYPGGTVINIYDDLMDSPIKHILTRHEQAAVHAADGYARASGKVGVAIATSGPGATNTITGIATAYMDSIPMVIITGQVPTPLIGNDAFQEADVIGITRPITKHNYLVKNVNDLARIIKQAFYIARTGRPGPVLVDLPKDVQVATAEFEYPETVELRGYKPTYSGNVRQIENAAKMIMAARKPVLYVGGGVTLSNTSQELMQLAELIQAPVTTTLMAMASFPKKHPLSLGMLGMHGTYYANMAVTNSDLLISVGARFDDRVTGKIATFAPHAKIIHIDIDPTSIKKNVRVDLPIVGDLKDVLKKLVSKLGERKEEIPALVEATEGWRQEINGWKTQHPMSYKASKTIIKPQFVIEKLRELTRDDAIITTEVGQHQMWTAQFFDFSQPRTFLSSGGLGTMGYGLPSALGAQAAFRERQVIDISGDGSFQMNSQELATLVQYRLPVKIVILNNNFLGMVRQWQHLFFHNRYSQTCMELPIDFVKLAEAYGATGLRATKPEEVEEVIRKALETPGPVIMEFKISREENVMPMVPAGAGLNEMVLAS